The Dysidea avara chromosome 13, odDysAvar1.4, whole genome shotgun sequence genome includes a region encoding these proteins:
- the LOC136242111 gene encoding uncharacterized protein isoform X2, whose product MGCTDIEQITQETLELKAKTCFKVGILMTQLKEELRNETGECVTEGTRRSSKLVSEEASYTVCEEGEVHKQQTAVKVVITQGDTDKKELEDKIHLLQ is encoded by the exons ATG GGATGCACTGATATAGAGCAGATTACTCAGGAGACACTGGAACTGAAGGCAAAGACCTGCTTCAAGGTAGGCATCCTGATGACACAGCTGAAAGAGGAGCTAAGGAACGAGACAG GGGAATGTGTCACTGAAGGAACAAGAAGAAGTAGCAAGTTAGTAAGTGAAGAAGCCA GCTACACTGTATGTGAGGAGGGAGAGGTGCACAAACAACAGACAGCAGTGAAAGTGGTCATCACACAAGGGGACACAGATAAGAAG GAGCTAGAAGACAAGATCCATCTGCTACAATAA
- the LOC136242111 gene encoding uncharacterized protein isoform X1 — MSVVQCPVQSRVQLGDPTKSTAKFASFTQGCTDIEQITQETLELKAKTCFKVGILMTQLKEELRNETGECVTEGTRRSSKLVSEEASYTVCEEGEVHKQQTAVKVVITQGDTDKKELEDKIHLLQ, encoded by the exons ATGTCAGTCGTTCAGTGTCCAGTTCAGTCGAGGGTTCAGCTTGGTGACCCCACAAAAAGCACAGCTAAGTTTGCATCATTTACTCAG GGATGCACTGATATAGAGCAGATTACTCAGGAGACACTGGAACTGAAGGCAAAGACCTGCTTCAAGGTAGGCATCCTGATGACACAGCTGAAAGAGGAGCTAAGGAACGAGACAG GGGAATGTGTCACTGAAGGAACAAGAAGAAGTAGCAAGTTAGTAAGTGAAGAAGCCA GCTACACTGTATGTGAGGAGGGAGAGGTGCACAAACAACAGACAGCAGTGAAAGTGGTCATCACACAAGGGGACACAGATAAGAAG GAGCTAGAAGACAAGATCCATCTGCTACAATAA